From the genome of Sander lucioperca isolate FBNREF2018 chromosome 1, SLUC_FBN_1.2, whole genome shotgun sequence, one region includes:
- the LOC116055744 gene encoding leukocyte elastase inhibitor-like isoform X1, producing the protein MVTDTMASPTPLSKANTTFSLALLKKFGDDDKTANIFYSPFSISSALAMVMLGARGNTATQMSEVFCFTKAEKPRHGAKQMQGQQQQVQSRLPAHLLKGCVKTKDCQDDVHVSFAQLLSELNKADAPYALSVANRLYGEQSYQFVEDFLGKTKKHYNAKLETVDFKAGSEAARLNINSWVQKQTQDKIKDLLGKGVVDSLTRLVLVNAIYFKGNWNRQFEKSATRDTQFRLNKNDTKQVKMMHQKSKFPLTYIPEASCQILELPYKGKELSMLIFLPNEMEDSTTGLEKLEKQLTYENFMEWTRPDMMDNVEVQVGLPRFKMEETYDMEEVLVSMGMVDAFDQALSDFSGMSPANDLVLSKVIHKAFVEVNEEGTEAAAATAAVMMMRCMPMRPTTFIADHPFLFFIRHNSSMSVLFAGRYCSPE; encoded by the exons ATGGTTACAG ACACAATGGCATCTCCAACCCCTCTGTCCAAGGCCAACACCACCTTCTCTCTGGCTTTGCTCAAAAAGTTTGGAGATGACGACAAGACGGCAAACATCTTCTACTCCCCTTTCAGCATCTCTTCAGCCCTGGCTATGGTGATGCTGGGGGCCAGAGgaaacacagccacacagaTGTCAGAg GTCTTCTGCTTCACTAAGGCAGAGAAGCCACGGCATGGAGCAAAGCAGATGcaggggcagcagcagcaggtccaGTCCAGACTGCCAGCGCATCTGCTGAAGGGG TGCGTGAAAACCAAGGATTGTCAGGATGATGTCCATGTTAGCTTTGCCCAACTGCTGAGTGAGCTCAACAAGGCTGATGCTCCGTATGCCctcagtgttgccaacaggcTGTATGGGGAGCAGTCCTACCAGTTTGTTGAG GATTTCTTAGGAAAAACCAAGAAGCACTACAATGCAAAGCTGGAGACTGTTGACTTCAAAGCTGGCTCAGAGGCCGCCAGGCTCAACATCAACAGCTGGGTGCAGAAGCAGACTCAAG ATAAAATTAAGGATCTGCTGGGCAAAGGTGTGGTGGACAGCCTGACCAGGCTGGTGCTGGTTAATGCCATCTACTTCAAAGGCAACTGGAACAGGCAGTTTGAGAAGAGTGCCACACGTGATACTCAGTTTAGACTAAACAAG AATGACACTAAGCAAGTGAAGATGATGCACCAGAAATCCAAGTTCCCTTTGACCTACATTCCTGAAGCCAGCTGCCAA ATCCTAGAGTTGCCTTACAAAGGGAAGGAGCTCAGCATGCTCATCTTTTTACCCAATGAGATGGAGGATAGTACAACAGGTCTGGAGAAg CTGGAGAAGCAGCTGACCTATGAGAACTTTATGGAGTGGACTCGTCCAGACATGATGGATAATGTTGAGGTCCAGGTGGGGCTGCCTCGGTTCAAGATGGAGGAGACGTATGACATGGAGGAAGTCCTGGTCAGCATGGGCATGGTGGATGCCTTCGACCAAGCACTGAGTGACTTCTCTG GCATGTCTCCTGCCAACGACCTGGTACTGTCAAAAGTCATCCACAAGGCTTTTGTGGAGGTCAACGAGGAGGGAactgaggctgctgctgctactgctgctgtcaTGATGATGCGCTGCATGCCCATGCGTCCAACCACGTTCATCGCAGACCACcccttcctcttcttcatccGACATAACTCCTCCATGAGCGTTCTCTTTGCTGGCCGATACTGCTCCCCTGAGTGA
- the LOC116055744 gene encoding leukocyte elastase inhibitor-like isoform X2 translates to MVTDTMASPTPLSKANTTFSLALLKKFGDDDKTANIFYSPFSISSALAMVMLGARGNTATQMSECVKTKDCQDDVHVSFAQLLSELNKADAPYALSVANRLYGEQSYQFVEDFLGKTKKHYNAKLETVDFKAGSEAARLNINSWVQKQTQDKIKDLLGKGVVDSLTRLVLVNAIYFKGNWNRQFEKSATRDTQFRLNKNDTKQVKMMHQKSKFPLTYIPEASCQILELPYKGKELSMLIFLPNEMEDSTTGLEKLEKQLTYENFMEWTRPDMMDNVEVQVGLPRFKMEETYDMEEVLVSMGMVDAFDQALSDFSGMSPANDLVLSKVIHKAFVEVNEEGTEAAAATAAVMMMRCMPMRPTTFIADHPFLFFIRHNSSMSVLFAGRYCSPE, encoded by the exons ATGGTTACAG ACACAATGGCATCTCCAACCCCTCTGTCCAAGGCCAACACCACCTTCTCTCTGGCTTTGCTCAAAAAGTTTGGAGATGACGACAAGACGGCAAACATCTTCTACTCCCCTTTCAGCATCTCTTCAGCCCTGGCTATGGTGATGCTGGGGGCCAGAGgaaacacagccacacagaTGTCAGAg TGCGTGAAAACCAAGGATTGTCAGGATGATGTCCATGTTAGCTTTGCCCAACTGCTGAGTGAGCTCAACAAGGCTGATGCTCCGTATGCCctcagtgttgccaacaggcTGTATGGGGAGCAGTCCTACCAGTTTGTTGAG GATTTCTTAGGAAAAACCAAGAAGCACTACAATGCAAAGCTGGAGACTGTTGACTTCAAAGCTGGCTCAGAGGCCGCCAGGCTCAACATCAACAGCTGGGTGCAGAAGCAGACTCAAG ATAAAATTAAGGATCTGCTGGGCAAAGGTGTGGTGGACAGCCTGACCAGGCTGGTGCTGGTTAATGCCATCTACTTCAAAGGCAACTGGAACAGGCAGTTTGAGAAGAGTGCCACACGTGATACTCAGTTTAGACTAAACAAG AATGACACTAAGCAAGTGAAGATGATGCACCAGAAATCCAAGTTCCCTTTGACCTACATTCCTGAAGCCAGCTGCCAA ATCCTAGAGTTGCCTTACAAAGGGAAGGAGCTCAGCATGCTCATCTTTTTACCCAATGAGATGGAGGATAGTACAACAGGTCTGGAGAAg CTGGAGAAGCAGCTGACCTATGAGAACTTTATGGAGTGGACTCGTCCAGACATGATGGATAATGTTGAGGTCCAGGTGGGGCTGCCTCGGTTCAAGATGGAGGAGACGTATGACATGGAGGAAGTCCTGGTCAGCATGGGCATGGTGGATGCCTTCGACCAAGCACTGAGTGACTTCTCTG GCATGTCTCCTGCCAACGACCTGGTACTGTCAAAAGTCATCCACAAGGCTTTTGTGGAGGTCAACGAGGAGGGAactgaggctgctgctgctactgctgctgtcaTGATGATGCGCTGCATGCCCATGCGTCCAACCACGTTCATCGCAGACCACcccttcctcttcttcatccGACATAACTCCTCCATGAGCGTTCTCTTTGCTGGCCGATACTGCTCCCCTGAGTGA
- the LOC116055748 gene encoding leukocyte elastase inhibitor-like: MASPTPLSKANTTFSLALLKKFGDDDKTANIFYSPFSISSALAMVMLGARGNTATQMSECLKTKDCQDDVHVSFDQLLSELNKADAPYTLSVANRLYGEQSYQFVEDFLGKTKKYYNAELETVDFKADSETARLNINSWVQKQTQDKIKDLLAKGDVDSLSKLVLVNAMYFKSDWNRQFQQLDTQDAQFRLNKNDTKPVRMMHQKTRFPFSDNPKANCKILEMPYKGKELSMLIFLPSEIEDSTTGLEKLEKQLIYENFMEWTRPDMMDYVEVQVGLPRFKMEETYNMEEVLVSMGMVDAFKRPNFSDMSPTNDLVLSKVIHKAFVEVNEEGTEAAAATAAVMMVGCCMHMRPPTMFIADHPFLFFIRHNSSMSVLFAGRYCSPE, from the exons ATGGCATCTCCAACCCCTCTGTCCAAGGCCAACACCACCTTCTCTCTGGCTTTGCTCAAAAAGTTTGGAGATGACGACAAGACTGCAAACATCTTCTACTCCCCTTTCAGCATCTCTTCAGCCCTGGCTATGGTGATGCTGGGGGCCAGAGgaaacacagccacacagaTGTCAGAg TGCCTGAAAACAAAGGATTGTCAGGATGATGTCCATGTTAGCTTTGACCAACTGCTGAGTGAGCTCAACAAGGCTGATGCTCCGTATACCctcagtgttgccaacaggcTGTACGGGGAGCAGTCCTACCAGTttgttgag GATTTCTTAGGAAAAACCAAGAAGTACTACAACGCAGAGCTGGAGACTGTTGACTTCAAAGCCGACTCAGAGACCGCCAGGCTCAACATCAACAGCTGGGTGCAGAAGCAGACTCAAG ATAAAATTAAGGATCTGTTGGCCAAGGGTGATGTGGACAGCCTGAGCAAGCTGGTGCTGGTTAATGCCATGTACTTCAAAAGTGACTGGAACAGGCAGTTTCAGCAACTTGACACACAGGATGCTCAGTTTAGACTCAACAAG AATGACACCAAGCCAGTGAGGATGATGCACCAGAAAACCAGGTTCCCTTTCTCCGACAACCCTAAAGCCAACTGCAAG ATCCTAGAGATGCCTTACAAAGGGAAGGAGCTCAGCATGCTCATCTTTTTACCCAGTGAGATAGAGGACAGTACAACAGGTCTGGAGAAg CTGGAGAAGCAGCTGATCTATGAGAACTTTATGGAGTGGACTCGTCCAGACATGATGGATTATGTTGAGGTCCAGGTGGGGCTGCCTCGGTTCAAGATGGAGGAGACGTATAACATGGAGGAAGTCCTGGTCAGCATGGGCATGGTGGATGCCTTTAAAAGGCCAAACTTCTCTG ACATGTCTCCTACCAACGACCTGGTACTGTCAAAAGTCATCCACAAGGCTTTTGTGGAGGTCAACGAGGAGGGAACTGAggctgctgctgccactgctgctgtcATGATGGTGGGCTGTTGCATGCACATGCGTCCACCCACCATGTTCATCGCAGACCAtcccttcctcttcttcatccGACATAACTCCTCCATGAGCGTTCTCTTTGCTGGCCGATACTGCTCCCCTGAGTGA